Proteins found in one Haloferax litoreum genomic segment:
- a CDS encoding universal stress protein, translating to MTRVVVPVRYPLSRHSRATLEEAVRVARERDAELTVLHVDLYQSNRGVTRTELKRAVEREFGPLTRARYVVRKGFLVEETILEEVAAEDADIVVIGSKQASRWRRMLRRFLDDPDIDVFLREKLDATVITVRANH from the coding sequence ATGACACGGGTCGTGGTCCCGGTTCGGTATCCGCTCTCCAGACACTCGCGGGCGACGCTCGAAGAGGCAGTTCGCGTCGCGAGGGAACGCGACGCGGAGTTGACGGTCCTCCACGTCGACCTCTACCAGTCGAACCGAGGCGTCACGCGCACCGAACTCAAGCGCGCGGTAGAACGCGAGTTCGGCCCGCTGACTCGCGCGCGCTACGTCGTCCGGAAAGGGTTCCTCGTCGAAGAGACCATCCTCGAAGAAGTGGCCGCCGAAGACGCCGACATCGTCGTCATCGGGTCCAAACAGGCGAGTCGCTGGCGGCGGATGCTCCGACGGTTCCTCGACGACCCGGACATCGACGTGTTCCTCCGCGAGAAACTCGACGCCACGGTCATCACCGTCCGCGCCAACCACTGA
- a CDS encoding mechanosensitive ion channel family protein — MHGVDGVTDVAVDAGTRLAATGRDALPVPLQSGLVTPPNFVPDYLLFPGWQFVAALLVLVLSVVVSKYAVRLLGRPVARQFARQSVAQTVLRIVRLSIFFTGSVFAANLLGFELGNIVLSVTVFSAVLGIVLAPIVGSVINGVFVLVDQPFEIGDMIELDDGTRGFVDEINLSYTKVFTLDNTFLVMPNSNIRNRDVINYSAEDERTRMTLDVLVTYESDLARGRELVERAARDTEQVIEGGPDIRVGSARYPAKPTAYINSYADNGVLLRLRYWVTKPYKMPRIQSDVQTRLWNLLEESDANVEFAYPHTHIVFDETSGSLQVDAGTPERAQHAVAAPSGEAAESPDTGRDGAE; from the coding sequence ATGCACGGAGTCGACGGGGTGACGGACGTGGCAGTCGATGCCGGGACGCGACTCGCAGCGACGGGCCGAGACGCCCTCCCCGTCCCACTCCAGTCGGGACTGGTGACACCGCCGAACTTCGTCCCGGACTACCTGTTGTTCCCCGGGTGGCAGTTCGTCGCGGCACTCCTCGTTCTCGTCCTCAGCGTCGTCGTCTCGAAGTACGCGGTCAGATTGCTGGGCCGGCCAGTCGCCCGGCAGTTCGCCCGTCAGAGCGTCGCACAGACAGTGCTTCGTATCGTCCGCCTCTCCATCTTCTTCACCGGGTCCGTGTTCGCAGCGAACCTTCTCGGCTTCGAACTCGGTAACATCGTCCTCTCAGTGACGGTGTTTTCGGCCGTACTCGGTATCGTCCTCGCACCCATCGTCGGGAGCGTCATCAACGGCGTGTTCGTCCTCGTCGACCAGCCCTTCGAAATCGGAGACATGATAGAACTCGACGACGGGACCCGTGGGTTCGTCGACGAGATAAACCTGAGTTACACGAAAGTGTTCACGCTCGACAACACCTTCCTCGTCATGCCGAACTCGAACATCCGTAACCGCGACGTCATCAACTACTCCGCCGAGGACGAACGGACGCGGATGACGCTCGACGTGCTCGTCACCTACGAGTCGGACTTAGCGCGGGGACGCGAGTTGGTCGAACGCGCTGCTCGCGACACAGAGCAGGTCATCGAGGGGGGCCCTGACATTCGCGTCGGCAGCGCTCGCTACCCCGCGAAACCGACCGCGTACATCAACTCGTACGCCGACAACGGCGTCCTCTTGCGCCTTCGCTACTGGGTGACGAAACCGTACAAGATGCCCCGTATCCAGTCAGACGTACAGACACGCCTGTGGAACCTGCTCGAAGAGTCCGACGCAAACGTCGAGTTCGCCTACCCGCACACCCACATCGTCTTCGACGAGACGAGTGGGTCGCTTCAGGTCGACGCTGGCACGCCCGAACGCGCCCAGCACGCAGTCGCGGCGCCGTCGGGAGAGGCCGCAGAGTCACCCGACACCGGCCGCGACGGCGCAGAATAA
- a CDS encoding proteasome assembly chaperone family protein, with the protein MTNTAMSRPDFHITHEETPSEVLIAGFSSFGLAGLTAVDFIVDHLELEETGHLTVEGLPSVTPFLEGRPRHHTRLFSRPDIDVTILVGELFVPAESGAQFSNAILDWMEGHGVGEIAVLNGIPIAHGPDEHRVYYVATDDYRAARLQSADIPPMGRGFFGGTNAALVERGIESPLGVGVYITPVHAQVPDVEAAIRLVDAVNDVYDLGVDSHPLESFAENVHQYYTELADRLEESESDLPDDRMFM; encoded by the coding sequence ATGACCAACACAGCGATGTCCCGTCCCGACTTCCACATCACACACGAAGAGACGCCGAGCGAGGTTCTCATCGCGGGGTTCTCGTCGTTCGGACTCGCCGGCCTGACCGCCGTCGATTTCATCGTCGACCACCTCGAACTCGAAGAGACCGGACACCTCACCGTCGAAGGGTTGCCGTCGGTGACGCCGTTTCTCGAAGGCCGGCCGAGACACCACACACGACTGTTCTCTCGCCCCGACATCGACGTGACAATCCTCGTCGGTGAATTGTTCGTCCCCGCCGAGTCCGGCGCGCAGTTCAGCAACGCCATCCTCGACTGGATGGAGGGACACGGCGTCGGTGAGATAGCAGTCCTCAACGGGATTCCGATTGCACACGGTCCGGACGAACACCGGGTCTACTACGTTGCAACCGACGACTATCGTGCGGCACGTCTCCAGTCGGCCGACATTCCGCCGATGGGGCGCGGGTTCTTCGGGGGCACGAACGCCGCACTCGTCGAACGTGGCATCGAATCCCCACTGGGCGTCGGTGTGTACATCACGCCTGTCCATGCACAGGTTCCCGACGTCGAAGCGGCAATCAGACTCGTCGACGCGGTAAACGACGTGTACGACTTAGGCGTGGACTCCCACCCGCTCGAATCGTTCGCCGAAAACGTGCACCAGTACTACACCGAACTCGCGGACAGACTCGAAGAGAGCGAGTCTGACCTGCCCGACGACCGAATGTTCATGTGA
- the trmB gene encoding HTH-type sugar sensing transcriptional regulator TrmB: MADELRLTMERVGERFSLGEYEIDAYLAVLEHGQLTASEIADRTSIPQPRVYDTVRSLSDRGLVELRESRPMKIVAVDPEDAFSNVQSSLDELIEELEARYTAPARDTEAVSLVKSRSTILRYIEEIIESAEYELVLSLTPDLLRRFRDDLAAAVDSGVSIDLLVTPASRAPDPAEFNYLDVATIARARRGITSPVLAVADGEYSIYATQDALRDDRDRYGVIFNRSALGFLVSGFFGTVLWSTAETIVANGKRRPFPRRYASIRRAVKDIREIEGDFYASVSGRDVESGNPIVVEGRVIETAFEDTEEVASLHIETDEGVVEVGGLVAALEDIEGQEILLGLDEVPDRDRFA, from the coding sequence ATGGCTGATGAACTGCGGCTTACGATGGAGCGTGTCGGCGAGCGCTTCAGTCTCGGCGAGTACGAGATAGACGCGTACCTGGCCGTCCTCGAACACGGGCAGTTGACGGCGAGCGAAATCGCAGACCGAACGAGCATTCCGCAACCGCGAGTGTACGACACGGTTCGGAGTCTCTCGGATCGCGGACTCGTCGAACTCCGCGAGTCGCGGCCGATGAAAATCGTCGCCGTCGACCCCGAAGACGCCTTCTCGAACGTCCAATCGTCGCTCGACGAACTCATCGAGGAACTCGAAGCACGCTACACCGCCCCCGCTCGGGACACTGAGGCCGTCTCCCTCGTCAAGTCCCGTTCGACGATTCTCCGCTACATCGAAGAGATAATCGAGTCCGCAGAGTACGAACTCGTCTTGTCGCTGACGCCCGACCTGCTCCGTCGCTTCCGTGACGACCTCGCCGCGGCAGTCGACAGCGGTGTCAGCATCGACCTCTTGGTCACGCCCGCCTCCCGCGCGCCCGACCCGGCCGAGTTCAACTACCTCGACGTGGCCACTATCGCTCGCGCACGCCGCGGTATCACCTCGCCCGTCTTGGCCGTCGCCGACGGCGAATACTCCATCTACGCGACGCAGGACGCCCTCCGCGACGACAGAGACCGGTACGGCGTCATCTTCAACCGCTCGGCACTCGGGTTCCTCGTGAGCGGATTCTTCGGGACGGTCCTGTGGTCCACTGCCGAGACTATCGTCGCCAACGGCAAGCGCCGCCCCTTCCCGCGTCGCTACGCCTCGATTCGCCGCGCAGTCAAGGACATCCGCGAGATAGAAGGCGACTTCTACGCCTCTGTCTCTGGCCGTGACGTGGAGTCGGGCAACCCAATCGTCGTCGAAGGCCGCGTCATCGAGACCGCCTTCGAGGACACCGAGGAAGTCGCGTCGCTCCACATCGAGACGGACGAAGGCGTCGTCGAAGTCGGTGGCCTCGTCGCCGCACTCGAAGACATCGAAGGTCAAGAGATTTTGCTCGGACTCGACGAAGTGCCGGACCGCGACCGGTTCGCCTGA
- a CDS encoding Gfo/Idh/MocA family protein has translation MSTGSSVRVGIVGLGNIGHHHADRLVDLGATLVGGLDIQADARRQFAEKYDVNTYEDKAELFGEVDAVIITTPNRFHEEYAVAALDAGLDVLLEKPLAHSLESAERIAEAAERADGFCMVGFNNRFANPVEVVRHHYESGQFGDITHVEANYVRRRGIPGRGSWFTSKDIAGGGSLIDIGVHAIDLALYFLDFPDVVEVSGVTRSEFGDKDDYTYVEMWGDDIGPEAFDVDDSASAFIRTDEGTTISLEVAWATNRPTNDEFFLRGTEGGARFDRASHELEFYDGGVGGSNHLSTANVETQANDTHKSEQRLFVESVAAGEHPGRNTVEQGLAVQRVIDAIYRSSETGRAVRLDTVETPPAN, from the coding sequence ATGAGTACAGGTTCATCGGTCCGGGTCGGTATCGTCGGACTCGGCAACATCGGGCACCACCACGCAGACCGTCTCGTCGACCTCGGTGCGACGCTCGTCGGCGGTCTCGACATTCAGGCGGACGCGCGCCGCCAGTTCGCCGAGAAGTACGACGTCAACACCTACGAAGACAAAGCAGAACTCTTCGGCGAAGTCGACGCCGTCATCATCACGACGCCGAACCGCTTCCACGAAGAGTACGCCGTTGCAGCACTCGACGCTGGTCTCGACGTGCTCCTCGAAAAACCGCTCGCACACTCGCTCGAATCCGCCGAGCGAATCGCCGAGGCCGCCGAACGGGCTGACGGATTCTGTATGGTCGGGTTCAACAACCGCTTCGCCAACCCGGTCGAAGTCGTCCGCCACCACTACGAGAGCGGCCAATTCGGCGACATCACGCACGTCGAAGCGAACTACGTCCGCCGCCGCGGCATTCCCGGCCGCGGGTCGTGGTTCACCTCGAAGGACATCGCCGGCGGCGGGTCCCTCATCGACATCGGCGTCCACGCCATCGACCTCGCACTCTACTTCCTCGACTTCCCCGACGTGGTCGAAGTCTCCGGTGTGACCCGCTCTGAGTTCGGTGACAAAGACGACTACACGTACGTCGAGATGTGGGGCGACGACATCGGGCCGGAGGCGTTCGACGTCGACGACTCCGCCAGTGCGTTCATCCGTACCGACGAAGGGACGACTATCTCGCTCGAAGTCGCGTGGGCGACGAACCGTCCGACCAACGACGAGTTCTTCCTCCGCGGGACCGAGGGTGGTGCGCGGTTCGACCGCGCGAGCCACGAACTGGAGTTCTACGACGGTGGCGTCGGTGGCAGCAACCACCTCTCGACGGCGAACGTCGAGACGCAGGCCAACGACACCCACAAGTCCGAACAGAGGCTATTCGTCGAGTCAGTCGCCGCGGGCGAACACCCCGGCCGAAACACCGTCGAACAGGGACTCGCGGTCCAGCGCGTCATCGACGCAATCTACCGTTCGTCCGAGACTGGCCGGGCAGTCCGCCTCGACACCGTCGAGACCCCACCAGCGAACTGA
- a CDS encoding ABC transporter ATP-binding protein translates to MGDVKLEHVSKHYDDVTAVDDMNLDINDGEFICLVGPSGCGKSTTMEMIAGLTIPSEGKVFIGDREVTNLPPKDRGVAMVFQNIALFPHMDVYDNISFGLRLRNYDKEEIDRRVNRAADVVQLEGMLDRMPDEMSGGQRQRVAIARAIVRNPGVFLMDEPLANLDAKLRVHMRTELQRLHKELDTTIIYVTHDQAEAMTMSDRIAVIDSGQLQQIDPPLVCYNEPANLFVAGFIGSPSMNFLDGTVTENGFESTNIDIEFDPADVGIEAGREVTMGIRPEDVYLVEDTNLVANPSHEIEAMTDVLEPMGDEIFVYLKLEEGAEASLDEDAIAMNDQLLMSVAPDTDIEEDEDVTVILDRSRVHLFDTETGKAISHGIESAVQASGPTGTEAESDD, encoded by the coding sequence ATGGGAGACGTCAAACTCGAACACGTAAGCAAGCACTACGACGACGTAACGGCAGTCGACGACATGAACCTCGACATCAACGACGGCGAATTTATTTGCCTCGTTGGCCCCTCGGGGTGTGGCAAGTCGACGACGATGGAGATGATTGCGGGACTGACCATCCCCTCGGAGGGGAAGGTCTTCATCGGTGACCGCGAGGTCACGAACCTCCCGCCGAAGGACCGCGGGGTGGCGATGGTGTTCCAGAACATCGCGCTGTTCCCGCACATGGACGTGTACGACAACATCTCGTTCGGCCTTCGCCTCCGCAACTACGACAAGGAGGAAATCGACCGGCGCGTCAACCGCGCCGCAGACGTCGTCCAACTCGAAGGGATGCTCGACCGCATGCCCGACGAGATGTCCGGTGGGCAGCGACAGCGTGTCGCTATCGCCCGTGCAATCGTCCGGAACCCCGGTGTCTTCCTGATGGACGAACCGCTCGCGAACCTCGACGCGAAACTTCGCGTCCACATGCGGACGGAACTCCAGCGACTGCACAAGGAACTGGACACGACCATCATCTACGTCACGCACGACCAGGCAGAGGCGATGACGATGTCCGACCGCATCGCCGTCATCGACTCCGGTCAACTCCAGCAAATCGACCCGCCGTTGGTCTGTTACAACGAACCGGCGAACCTGTTCGTCGCAGGCTTCATCGGGTCGCCGTCGATGAACTTCCTCGACGGAACGGTCACCGAAAACGGCTTCGAGTCGACTAACATCGACATCGAGTTCGACCCCGCCGACGTCGGCATCGAGGCCGGGCGGGAAGTCACGATGGGTATCCGCCCGGAGGACGTCTACCTCGTCGAAGACACGAACCTCGTGGCGAACCCGAGCCACGAAATCGAGGCGATGACCGACGTTCTCGAACCGATGGGTGACGAGATATTCGTCTACCTGAAACTCGAAGAAGGCGCGGAAGCGAGCCTCGACGAGGACGCTATCGCGATGAACGACCAACTGCTGATGAGCGTCGCACCCGACACCGACATCGAAGAGGACGAAGACGTCACGGTAATCCTCGACCGCTCGAGGGTCCATCTCTTCGACACGGAGACGGGCAAGGCTATCAGCCACGGAATCGAGAGCGCCGTCCAGGCGAGTGGGCCAACCGGTACCGAAGCCGAAAGCGACGACTAA
- a CDS encoding carbohydrate ABC transporter permease, whose amino-acid sequence MSNEQSGIGLGSDDAEMKRGPLGRWVGKAIKNPGRVYRAMFYVATVFFLVTTLFPFYWLLVIALTPNNLITDMGLVPKGFNPEVFITMFERVPFHLYMFNSFVLGITTTIIVLLLASLAGYVFGRLRFPGKSLLMLGILAISYFPPAAFLIPLFELFTGNTAISLGTVTISTPDLFNTPAPMVFPFSALFLPLSIFILTTFYGQIPDGLEDAARVEGTTRLGALFRVIVPLSAPGVATAGVLTFIGVYNEFFFSFIMNNGEASSWAPIVAGILKYQGQFDTPYNLMAAASIVGVLPVAILVIIAQERIVSGLTAGALKE is encoded by the coding sequence ATGTCCAACGAACAATCCGGAATCGGCCTCGGTTCCGACGACGCAGAGATGAAGCGAGGGCCGCTCGGACGCTGGGTCGGTAAGGCCATCAAGAACCCCGGCAGGGTCTACCGAGCGATGTTCTACGTCGCGACGGTGTTCTTCCTCGTGACGACCCTGTTCCCGTTCTACTGGCTCTTGGTCATCGCACTCACGCCGAACAACCTCATCACCGACATGGGACTGGTCCCGAAGGGATTCAATCCCGAGGTGTTCATCACCATGTTCGAACGGGTGCCGTTCCACCTGTACATGTTCAACAGCTTCGTGTTGGGCATCACGACGACGATTATCGTGTTGCTCCTCGCGAGTCTCGCGGGATACGTCTTCGGACGACTCCGCTTCCCGGGGAAGAGCCTGTTGATGCTGGGCATCCTCGCTATCTCGTACTTCCCGCCGGCGGCGTTCCTCATCCCGCTGTTCGAACTGTTCACCGGGAACACCGCCATCAGCCTCGGCACAGTCACCATCTCGACGCCGGACCTGTTCAACACGCCGGCACCGATGGTCTTCCCGTTCAGCGCACTGTTCCTGCCGCTGTCAATCTTCATCCTCACGACCTTCTACGGACAGATTCCCGACGGGTTGGAGGATGCGGCACGGGTCGAAGGGACGACTCGACTCGGCGCACTCTTCCGCGTCATCGTCCCGCTTTCGGCACCGGGTGTGGCGACTGCAGGCGTCCTCACGTTCATCGGAGTGTACAACGAGTTCTTCTTCTCGTTCATCATGAACAACGGAGAGGCCTCGTCGTGGGCGCCAATCGTCGCTGGTATCCTGAAATATCAAGGCCAGTTCGACACACCGTACAACCTGATGGCCGCCGCTTCCATCGTGGGAGTCTTACCCGTGGCCATCCTTGTCATCATCGCACAGGAACGTATCGTCAGTGGACTGACTGCAGGAGCACTGAAGGAGTAA
- a CDS encoding carbohydrate ABC transporter permease: protein METLSETQFAYLLLTPALILLGVIAIYPLASTFSMSLYADQLTGAARLGEFVGLQNYIDLFTGARDFALPSAFLPTFTTEFPFVTDIYSSALMVTLIFTVFSVLFETLIGFGQALILDQDFRGRRWVRVAIIIPWAVPIVIQGMIWFLMFQPNIGFLVGTTENPAIMNQLGLIGTTPLRDTADSLFLIIVADVWKTSAFMALLILAGMQSIDRSLYDVAKVAGASRWQQFKLITFPLILPTVLVAMLFRTIDAMRVYGIIETMAGCQTVPSLSCLVVTTFNAPLYGTSATVAFITAGIIAIVVSVYIVNFASEGI from the coding sequence ATCGAGACGCTCTCGGAGACGCAGTTCGCGTACCTGCTTCTGACGCCCGCACTCATCCTACTGGGGGTAATCGCAATCTATCCGCTCGCGTCGACGTTCAGCATGTCGCTGTACGCCGACCAGCTGACTGGGGCCGCACGATTGGGTGAGTTCGTTGGGTTGCAGAACTACATCGACCTGTTCACCGGTGCGCGGGACTTCGCGCTCCCATCGGCCTTCCTCCCGACGTTCACGACAGAATTCCCGTTCGTTACAGACATCTACTCGAGTGCGCTGATGGTGACGCTCATCTTCACCGTGTTCAGCGTACTGTTCGAAACACTCATCGGCTTCGGCCAAGCGCTCATCCTCGACCAGGATTTCCGTGGCCGCCGGTGGGTCCGCGTCGCTATCATCATCCCGTGGGCTGTTCCCATCGTCATTCAGGGGATGATCTGGTTCCTGATGTTCCAGCCGAACATCGGGTTCCTCGTCGGAACGACCGAAAACCCGGCTATCATGAACCAACTCGGCCTCATCGGAACAACGCCACTGCGTGACACCGCAGACTCGCTGTTCCTCATCATCGTGGCCGACGTCTGGAAGACATCAGCGTTCATGGCGCTGCTCATCCTCGCCGGGATGCAGAGTATCGACCGCTCTCTGTACGACGTGGCGAAGGTCGCTGGCGCGTCGCGCTGGCAGCAGTTCAAGCTCATCACCTTCCCACTCATCCTGCCGACGGTGCTGGTCGCGATGCTGTTCCGCACCATCGACGCGATGCGTGTCTACGGTATCATCGAGACGATGGCAGGGTGTCAGACCGTGCCGTCGCTCTCGTGTCTCGTCGTCACCACGTTCAACGCACCGCTGTACGGAACTTCGGCGACGGTGGCGTTCATCACCGCCGGTATCATCGCCATCGTGGTCTCCGTCTACATCGTGAACTTCGCCAGTGAGGGAATCTAA
- a CDS encoding substrate-binding domain-containing protein: protein MVDADSRKGKRNGVSRRNFVKAAGASGVAVGLAGCISTGGGDGNSGNGGGNGGNEDTNTPINTEAPTEDITVQIAGDTRMADNSDAIIQSMYDAGLPENISVEIIAGSQVTDNRQAQYQQWLNGGREEPTLLMMDSGWTIPFIARDQLQNLSQSLPSEMTSTIEDEYFQASVDTAKGAEGDLYGVPLFPDFPTMQYRKDLLRNAGYTDEDFETWATESMSWEEFSAITKEAMEANPDIDNGFTFQANVYEGLSCCDFNEFMTSYGGTFFGGRDNLFGPVGDRPITVDEEPVLNSIRMVRTLIHGEDDEHALDGITGNISPEAVLQWTEEPSRKPFTGGNAIMHRNWPYSITINGAEDVFGEDLGVMPIPYGVTPDESEYEGTGGPVAALGGWHMTMNPNAPDEQKSAAVQVLRAMMEPQFQLDNFGIQGWIPPRPELLDSDEAKEVDVIGRYLSALKVAGENAIPRPVTVVWPQQSGKVAQEVNNAYAQEKAPEQAMSDLKSQLEQIEQSAS, encoded by the coding sequence ATGGTTGATGCTGACTCACGCAAGGGCAAGCGGAATGGCGTCTCGCGACGCAACTTCGTGAAGGCTGCCGGCGCATCTGGCGTCGCAGTTGGACTCGCAGGCTGTATTAGCACAGGCGGCGGCGACGGTAACTCCGGAAACGGTGGCGGCAACGGTGGCAACGAAGACACCAACACGCCAATCAACACCGAAGCACCGACCGAAGACATCACGGTCCAGATTGCCGGCGACACCCGGATGGCCGACAACAGCGATGCAATCATCCAGTCCATGTACGATGCAGGACTGCCTGAGAACATCTCTGTCGAGATTATCGCCGGTTCGCAGGTGACCGACAACCGACAGGCACAGTATCAGCAGTGGCTGAACGGTGGCCGCGAAGAACCGACCCTTCTGATGATGGACAGCGGGTGGACGATTCCGTTCATCGCACGGGACCAGTTGCAGAACCTCTCGCAATCGCTCCCGAGCGAGATGACCTCCACCATCGAAGACGAGTACTTCCAGGCGAGTGTCGATACGGCGAAGGGTGCCGAAGGCGACCTCTACGGTGTTCCGCTGTTCCCCGACTTCCCGACGATGCAGTACCGCAAAGACCTGCTTCGAAACGCGGGCTACACCGACGAGGACTTCGAGACGTGGGCGACCGAGTCCATGTCGTGGGAAGAGTTCTCCGCGATCACGAAAGAGGCCATGGAGGCCAACCCCGACATCGACAACGGGTTCACCTTCCAGGCGAACGTCTACGAGGGTCTCTCGTGCTGTGACTTCAACGAGTTCATGACCTCGTACGGTGGGACCTTCTTCGGTGGCCGAGACAACCTCTTCGGCCCCGTCGGTGACCGACCGATTACGGTCGACGAAGAACCCGTCCTCAACTCCATCCGGATGGTTCGTACGCTCATCCACGGTGAGGACGACGAACACGCCCTCGACGGCATCACGGGCAACATCTCGCCCGAGGCCGTCCTGCAGTGGACCGAAGAGCCGTCCCGCAAGCCGTTCACGGGCGGAAACGCCATCATGCACCGCAACTGGCCGTACTCCATCACCATCAACGGTGCAGAGGACGTCTTCGGCGAGGACCTCGGTGTCATGCCGATTCCGTACGGCGTCACGCCGGACGAATCCGAGTACGAGGGTACCGGTGGCCCTGTCGCCGCCCTCGGTGGCTGGCACATGACGATGAACCCGAACGCCCCCGACGAGCAGAAGTCGGCAGCAGTTCAGGTCTTGAGAGCGATGATGGAACCGCAGTTCCAGCTCGACAACTTCGGTATCCAGGGATGGATTCCACCACGTCCGGAACTCCTCGATTCCGACGAGGCGAAAGAAGTGGACGTCATCGGTCGCTACCTCAGCGCCCTGAAGGTCGCTGGCGAGAACGCAATCCCGCGTCCGGTCACCGTCGTGTGGCCGCAGCAGTCCGGAAAGGTCGCGCAGGAGGTCAACAACGCGTATGCACAGGAGAAGGCCCCCGAACAGGCGATGTCTGACCTCAAGTCGCAGCTCGAGCAAATCGAGCAGAGCGCCTCGTAA
- a CDS encoding aldo/keto reductase: MSDMQYTYLGNTGLEVSRFCLGCMNFGSGADWMMNDRDASLELLDHALDAGINFLDTANAYSRGESEEIVGEAIADRDRDELAIATKVYFPMGDGPNKSGLSRKHILDQARASLDRLGTDYIDLYQIHRWDDHVPIEETLSALDHLVDEGLVRYVGASTMSAYQFTKALYTADVENLERFACMQPEYNAVDRHEEANLLPVCEGEDIGVIPWSPLAGGFLTGKYERDSSIPAGTRAETDKYTSNRFSDENWDVLDEIRDIAEKKDATPAQVSLAWLLHKPVVDAPIVGPRSIEHLDENLAALDIDLTPDDIERIEAPKTPRWPAPGKD; the protein is encoded by the coding sequence ATGAGCGACATGCAGTACACGTACCTCGGAAACACCGGTCTCGAAGTCTCTCGGTTCTGTCTCGGGTGTATGAACTTCGGGTCGGGTGCGGACTGGATGATGAACGACCGGGACGCCAGTCTCGAACTCCTCGACCACGCACTCGACGCGGGTATCAACTTCCTCGACACGGCGAACGCGTACTCTCGCGGTGAGTCAGAAGAGATCGTCGGAGAGGCCATCGCCGACCGCGACAGAGACGAACTCGCCATCGCGACGAAAGTGTACTTCCCGATGGGCGACGGCCCGAACAAGTCCGGTCTCTCGCGGAAACACATCCTCGACCAAGCGCGGGCGAGTCTCGACAGACTCGGCACCGACTACATCGACCTCTATCAGATTCACCGCTGGGACGACCACGTCCCCATCGAAGAGACACTCTCCGCACTCGACCACCTCGTCGACGAGGGACTCGTCCGCTACGTCGGTGCCAGTACCATGTCTGCCTACCAGTTTACGAAGGCGTTGTACACCGCAGACGTAGAGAACCTCGAACGGTTCGCGTGCATGCAACCGGAGTACAACGCAGTCGACCGCCACGAAGAGGCGAATCTCCTTCCAGTCTGTGAAGGTGAGGATATCGGCGTCATCCCGTGGTCACCGTTGGCGGGCGGGTTCCTCACCGGGAAGTACGAGCGAGATAGTTCCATTCCCGCGGGCACACGCGCAGAAACAGATAAATACACCTCGAATCGCTTCAGCGACGAGAACTGGGACGTCCTCGATGAGATACGCGACATCGCCGAGAAGAAAGACGCGACGCCGGCGCAAGTGTCGCTCGCGTGGTTGCTCCACAAACCCGTCGTCGACGCACCAATCGTCGGGCCACGAAGCATCGAGCACCTCGACGAGAATCTCGCTGCGCTCGATATCGACCTAACACCCGACGATATCGAACGTATCGAAGCGCCGAAGACGCCACGGTGGCCTGCACCGGGCAAGGATTAA